Proteins from one Flavobacterium sp. N2038 genomic window:
- the hpt gene encoding hypoxanthine phosphoribosyltransferase — MIQLHDKQFVPFISAKEIDFALTKLAAQVEDDFGDDTPIFIGVLNGAFMVVADFLKKYKKHCEVSFIKMASYEGTESTNSVKELIGINQDLTGRTVIVIEDIIDTGNTIEELKHLFKAQNVKHFKIATLFFKPEAYKKDIKIDYIGIRIPNKFIVGYGLDYDGLGRNLTEVYKLAE, encoded by the coding sequence ATGATACAACTTCACGATAAACAATTTGTTCCGTTTATTTCGGCAAAAGAAATTGATTTTGCTTTAACAAAATTAGCGGCTCAGGTAGAAGATGATTTTGGAGATGATACTCCAATTTTTATTGGTGTTTTGAATGGTGCCTTTATGGTCGTAGCCGATTTTTTGAAAAAGTATAAAAAACATTGTGAGGTTTCATTCATCAAAATGGCATCTTACGAAGGAACAGAAAGTACTAATTCGGTTAAAGAATTAATCGGAATAAATCAGGACTTGACCGGAAGAACCGTGATTGTTATTGAAGATATTATCGACACAGGAAACACAATAGAAGAATTGAAGCATTTGTTTAAAGCACAAAATGTAAAGCATTTTAAAATTGCAACGTTGTTCTTTAAACCCGAAGCTTATAAAAAAGACATAAAAATAGATTATATTGGAATTAGAATTCCAAATAAATTTATTGTGGGTTACGGATTGGACTATGATGGTTTGGGACGAAACCTTACAGAGGTTTACAAATTAGCAGAATAA
- a CDS encoding 5-(carboxyamino)imidazole ribonucleotide synthase — MNYFSSDFKLGILGGGQLGKMLLFDTRKFDIQTYVLDPSDEAPSKIACNKFFQGDLMDYETVYNFGKQVDVLTFEIELVNLEALTQLENEGLKIYPSPKTLKGIQNKGVQKDFYAKNNIPTAPYKRFENLENLKSAVTSNEVEMPFVWKCTEFGYDGNGVKIVRQISDLDTLPNVECIAETMVPFKNELAVIVVRNPSGEMKTYPVVEMEFHPEANQVEYVICPARIDDKVAEKARAVALKVSENFNHVGLLAVEMFQTQDDEILVNEVAPRPHNSGHYSIEASYTSQFENHLRAILDLPLGNTDSKVAGIMVNLVGAEGHSGDVVYENIETILGWDGVTPHIYGKKQTRPFRKMGHVTIVNENMAEARRIAQEVKETIKVISA, encoded by the coding sequence ATGAATTATTTTTCTTCTGATTTTAAATTAGGAATATTAGGTGGAGGACAATTAGGCAAAATGCTTTTGTTCGATACCCGAAAATTTGATATACAAACTTATGTTCTTGATCCAAGCGATGAAGCGCCGAGTAAAATTGCCTGTAATAAATTCTTTCAAGGCGATTTAATGGATTATGAAACCGTTTACAATTTCGGAAAACAAGTCGATGTTCTGACTTTCGAAATCGAACTGGTAAACCTTGAAGCACTAACTCAGCTAGAAAATGAAGGCTTAAAAATATATCCTTCGCCAAAAACCCTAAAAGGAATTCAGAATAAAGGCGTTCAAAAAGATTTTTACGCTAAAAATAATATCCCAACTGCGCCATATAAAAGATTTGAAAATTTAGAAAATCTAAAATCTGCCGTTACATCAAACGAAGTCGAGATGCCATTTGTTTGGAAATGCACTGAATTTGGTTATGATGGAAATGGTGTAAAAATAGTTCGTCAAATTTCAGATTTAGATACGCTTCCAAATGTGGAATGCATTGCAGAAACTATGGTTCCTTTCAAAAATGAATTGGCCGTAATTGTGGTAAGAAATCCATCAGGAGAAATGAAAACGTATCCAGTTGTAGAAATGGAATTTCATCCGGAAGCAAACCAGGTGGAATATGTAATCTGCCCAGCAAGAATCGACGATAAAGTGGCTGAAAAAGCCAGAGCAGTTGCCTTAAAAGTTTCAGAGAATTTCAATCACGTTGGTCTTTTAGCAGTTGAAATGTTCCAGACTCAGGACGACGAAATCTTAGTGAATGAAGTTGCTCCTCGCCCACACAATTCTGGACATTATTCAATAGAAGCAAGTTATACTTCACAATTCGAAAATCATTTACGCGCTATTTTAGATCTTCCGTTAGGAAACACAGACAGCAAAGTTGCCGGAATTATGGTAAATTTAGTCGGTGCCGAAGGTCATTCTGGAGACGTAGTTTATGAAAACATCGAAACCATTTTAGGATGGGATGGTGTTACGCCACATATTTACGGTAAAAAACAAACTCGCCCTTTCAGAAAAATGGGTCACGTAACAATCGTAAACGAAAATATGGCTGAAGCAAGAAGAATTGCACAGGAAGTTAAGGAAACTATTAAAGTGATTAGCGCTTAA
- a CDS encoding type II toxin-antitoxin system HicB family antitoxin translates to MKNYLEYNGYIGTLEFSADDKIFFGKIQGINDLITFEGSSVIELEESFKEAVEDYLETCKSLNKVPDKTYKGSFNVRVSQELHQKIALLATKKGLNLNEIVKEALSYVVKHEEILN, encoded by the coding sequence ATGAAAAACTATTTAGAATATAACGGATACATTGGGACACTGGAATTTTCTGCAGATGATAAAATATTCTTCGGGAAAATTCAAGGTATAAATGATTTAATAACTTTTGAAGGTTCTTCGGTTATAGAATTGGAAGAATCTTTTAAGGAAGCCGTTGAAGATTATTTAGAGACATGCAAATCATTGAATAAAGTTCCGGATAAAACATATAAAGGATCTTTTAATGTGAGAGTGTCACAGGAATTGCATCAAAAAATAGCTCTTTTAGCAACTAAAAAAGGATTAAACTTAAATGAGATTGTAAAGGAAGCATTATCATATGTTGTCAAACATGAAGAAATTTTAAATTAG
- a CDS encoding type II toxin-antitoxin system HicA family toxin, with translation MSKIDKLIEKLKSKPKDFSWDEMLKILNHFGYKQISQGKTGGSRRKFVNENKQIISLHEPHPQKVLKGYQLDIIIEYLEL, from the coding sequence ATGAGTAAGATTGATAAGCTTATTGAAAAGTTAAAATCAAAACCAAAAGATTTTTCTTGGGATGAAATGCTGAAAATTCTAAATCATTTTGGCTATAAACAAATTTCACAAGGAAAAACTGGTGGTTCAAGAAGGAAATTTGTAAATGAAAATAAACAGATTATAAGCCTGCATGAACCACATCCACAAAAAGTTTTGAAAGGATATCAACTTGATATTATTATTGAATATTTAGAATTGTAA
- a CDS encoding vancomycin high temperature exclusion protein, producing MKKYFKITLYLAIIGLISIVSVNYYVKSSTKKNIYYSIKRFPKNDVGIIFGAGINGNQPSKYLKDRLDAGIMLWKAKRINKILLSGDNGRDEYDELTVMKNYCYNHGVDTTKIFIDYAGFDTYSTMYRAKHIFKIKRATLVSQEYHLNRAIYIGQKLGIKSAGYSANHGEYLGYKYVTFREYGSIFKSFFDVIRNREPRFLGGEININGESNYSKEDKR from the coding sequence GTGAAAAAATATTTTAAAATAACGCTTTATCTTGCAATTATCGGATTGATTTCCATTGTCTCTGTAAATTATTATGTAAAATCTTCGACCAAAAAGAATATATATTATTCGATTAAAAGGTTCCCTAAGAATGATGTCGGAATTATTTTTGGTGCAGGAATTAACGGCAATCAGCCAAGTAAATATTTAAAAGATCGTCTTGATGCGGGAATTATGCTTTGGAAAGCAAAACGGATCAATAAAATTTTACTTTCTGGTGATAATGGCCGTGATGAGTATGATGAATTAACAGTAATGAAAAATTACTGCTACAATCACGGTGTTGATACAACTAAGATATTTATTGACTACGCTGGCTTTGACACCTATTCTACCATGTATCGCGCCAAACACATTTTCAAAATTAAAAGAGCAACATTGGTTTCGCAGGAATATCATTTAAATCGTGCGATCTATATTGGGCAAAAACTCGGAATTAAATCAGCTGGATATTCTGCAAACCATGGTGAATATCTAGGTTACAAATATGTAACGTTTAGAGAATATGGCTCTATTTTTAAATCTTTTTTTGATGTTATTAGAAATCGGGAACCTCGTTTTTTAGGCGGAGAAATTAATATTAATGGAGAATCTAATTATTCTAAAGAAGATAAACGATAA
- a CDS encoding M3 family metallopeptidase: MSVLTQYFNTKHNTAPFSQIKIEDYVPAFNEGIALAKAEIDAIVNNSDAPTFENTIVAMDFSGDILDRLSSIFFNLNSAETNDEMQKIAQEVSPLLSEFGNDIRLNAELFAKVKAVYDQKESLNLNPEQTTLLDKKYKSFSRNGANLPEDKKDQLREIDKELSKLSLQFGENVLAETNNFELHLTDEKDLSGLPEGTIEAARLLAKNQEKEGWIFTLDHPSYVPFLTYADNRELRKKMAIAFGAKAFQNNEFNNKENVLKIAKLRHERANLLGYKTHAHFVLEERMAESPEKVFSFLNDLLAKAKPAAQKEFAELTAFAKELDGIEQLEKWDGAYYSEKLKQQLFNLDDEKLKPYFQLEKVLDGAFTVAKKLYGLTFTEVFDIDKYHEEVTTYEVRDTENNLVSIFYADFFPRKGKRNGAWMTSFKSQYVKDGVNERPHISNVCNFTKPTETKPSLLTFNEVTTLFHEFGHGLHGMLADTVYPSLSGTSVYWDFVELPSQIMENWCYEPEALALFANHYETGEIIPIEYVQKIKESASFQEGLATLRQLSFGLLDMAWHGQDPTNITDLKTFETEQFANTQLYPDVKENAMSTAFSHIFQGGYSSGYYSYKWAEVLDADAFEYFHENGIFNEEIAKKFKDNVLSKGGTEHPMTLYKRFRGQEPKPEALLKRAGLL, encoded by the coding sequence ATGAGCGTTTTAACACAGTATTTCAACACCAAACATAATACAGCACCTTTTTCGCAAATTAAAATCGAAGATTATGTTCCTGCTTTCAACGAAGGAATTGCTTTGGCTAAAGCCGAAATTGATGCAATTGTAAATAATTCGGATGCCCCTACTTTTGAAAATACCATTGTAGCAATGGATTTTTCAGGTGATATTTTAGATCGTCTTTCAAGTATTTTCTTCAATTTGAATTCGGCTGAAACCAATGACGAAATGCAGAAAATTGCGCAAGAAGTTTCACCTTTACTTTCAGAATTTGGAAATGACATTCGTTTAAACGCTGAATTGTTTGCAAAAGTAAAAGCCGTTTACGATCAAAAAGAAAGTTTAAATCTGAATCCAGAGCAAACGACTTTATTAGATAAAAAATACAAAAGCTTTTCAAGAAACGGAGCCAACTTACCCGAAGACAAAAAAGATCAATTAAGAGAAATTGACAAAGAATTATCGAAATTGAGTTTACAGTTTGGCGAAAATGTTTTGGCAGAAACCAACAATTTCGAATTGCATCTAACTGACGAAAAAGATTTATCTGGTTTACCGGAAGGGACAATCGAAGCGGCAAGATTATTAGCAAAAAATCAAGAAAAAGAAGGTTGGATTTTTACTTTAGATCATCCAAGCTATGTTCCGTTTTTAACTTATGCTGACAATCGCGAACTGCGTAAAAAAATGGCAATTGCTTTTGGAGCAAAAGCATTTCAAAATAACGAATTCAACAACAAGGAAAACGTTCTGAAAATTGCTAAACTTCGTCATGAAAGAGCTAATTTATTAGGCTATAAAACGCACGCACATTTTGTTCTCGAAGAAAGAATGGCCGAAAGTCCCGAGAAAGTTTTCTCTTTCTTAAATGATCTACTGGCAAAAGCAAAACCGGCAGCTCAAAAAGAATTTGCAGAATTAACTGCCTTCGCAAAAGAATTAGATGGAATCGAACAATTAGAAAAATGGGACGGTGCTTATTATTCTGAAAAATTAAAACAACAGCTTTTTAATTTAGATGATGAAAAACTGAAACCTTATTTTCAATTAGAAAAAGTATTAGATGGTGCTTTTACAGTTGCCAAAAAATTATACGGTTTAACTTTTACGGAAGTTTTTGATATCGATAAATATCACGAAGAAGTTACAACTTATGAAGTAAGAGATACCGAAAACAATTTGGTTTCGATTTTCTACGCTGATTTCTTCCCAAGAAAAGGAAAAAGAAACGGTGCGTGGATGACTTCATTCAAATCACAATATGTAAAAGATGGCGTAAACGAAAGACCACATATTTCGAACGTTTGTAATTTTACAAAACCGACAGAAACAAAACCGTCATTATTAACTTTTAATGAAGTAACAACTTTATTCCACGAATTTGGTCACGGTTTACACGGAATGTTGGCTGACACCGTTTACCCAAGTTTATCTGGAACTTCTGTTTATTGGGATTTCGTAGAATTGCCAAGTCAGATTATGGAAAACTGGTGTTACGAACCTGAAGCTTTAGCTTTGTTTGCAAATCATTATGAAACCGGAGAAATTATTCCGATTGAATATGTACAGAAAATCAAAGAAAGTGCAAGTTTCCAGGAAGGTTTGGCAACGTTACGTCAGTTAAGTTTTGGATTATTAGATATGGCTTGGCATGGACAAGATCCTACAAATATTACAGACTTAAAAACTTTCGAAACAGAGCAATTTGCCAACACACAATTGTATCCTGATGTAAAAGAAAATGCAATGAGTACTGCTTTTTCTCATATTTTTCAAGGTGGATACTCTTCTGGATATTACAGCTACAAATGGGCAGAAGTTTTAGATGCGGATGCTTTTGAATATTTTCATGAAAACGGAATTTTCAATGAAGAAATAGCGAAGAAATTTAAAGATAATGTTCTTTCTAAAGGAGGGACGGAACATCCGATGACTTTGTACAAACGTTTTAGAGGTCAGGAACCTAAACCTGAAGCTTTATTGAAAAGAGCAGGATTACTGTAA
- a CDS encoding adenylate kinase produces MINIVLFGKPGAGKGTQAEFLKEKYNLTHLSTGDIFRFNLKNDTELGKKARVFMDNGELVPCEVTTAMLIDEVNKHPDTAGFLFDGYPRTIDQAEALDKFLPTIGSNVTATIALEADDEILVARLLERGKTSGRADDQDEEKIRVRYQEYNEKTAPLIGYYKEQNKFHAVDGIGTIEQITERLTSVINNL; encoded by the coding sequence ATGATTAACATTGTTTTATTTGGAAAGCCAGGAGCAGGAAAAGGAACTCAGGCAGAATTTTTAAAAGAAAAATACAATTTAACACATCTTTCTACGGGAGATATTTTTCGTTTCAATTTAAAAAATGATACTGAACTGGGTAAAAAAGCAAGAGTTTTTATGGACAATGGAGAATTGGTTCCTTGCGAAGTTACCACTGCAATGTTAATTGATGAGGTAAACAAGCATCCTGATACAGCAGGATTTTTGTTTGATGGTTACCCAAGAACAATCGATCAGGCTGAGGCTCTTGATAAATTTTTGCCAACAATTGGTTCAAATGTTACTGCAACAATTGCTTTAGAGGCCGATGATGAAATTTTGGTTGCCCGTTTACTTGAAAGAGGTAAAACAAGTGGAAGAGCAGATGATCAGGACGAAGAAAAAATTCGCGTGAGATATCAGGAGTATAATGAAAAGACTGCTCCATTAATTGGATATTATAAAGAGCAAAATAAATTTCATGCCGTAGATGGTATTGGAACAATTGAACAAATTACAGAAAGATTAACGTCAGTTATAAATAATTTGTAG
- the purE gene encoding 5-(carboxyamino)imidazole ribonucleotide mutase, which produces MSKVAIIMGSISDMPVMQDAIDILKQFNVEVEVDIVSAHRTPEKLFDFSKNAHTRGISVIIAGAGGAAHLPGMVASMSPLPVIGVPVKSSNSIDGWDSVLSILQMPGGVPVATVALNGAKNAGILAAQIIGSHDKKVLDTIISYKEELKAAVNKAAEGLKK; this is translated from the coding sequence ATGAGCAAAGTAGCTATTATAATGGGAAGCATCTCAGACATGCCAGTTATGCAGGATGCAATCGACATATTAAAACAATTTAATGTAGAAGTTGAAGTAGATATTGTTTCGGCACACAGAACACCGGAAAAATTATTCGATTTCAGTAAAAATGCACATACTCGCGGAATCTCGGTGATTATTGCGGGTGCGGGCGGAGCGGCACATTTACCAGGAATGGTGGCTTCAATGTCTCCGCTTCCTGTAATTGGAGTTCCGGTAAAATCAAGCAATTCTATTGATGGCTGGGATTCGGTATTATCGATTCTGCAAATGCCAGGCGGAGTTCCAGTTGCAACTGTAGCTTTAAACGGAGCAAAAAATGCCGGAATTTTAGCTGCACAAATCATCGGAAGTCACGATAAAAAAGTTTTAGATACTATTATTTCTTATAAAGAAGAATTGAAAGCTGCGGTTAATAAAGCTGCTGAAGGTTTGAAGAAATAA
- a CDS encoding porin family protein, translating into MKKLLVAVVLFATTIVSAQKNSVLVGGNVGFSSEKIGESKLENFEFAPKVGYQFTDNWTAGVEGSIMNVKTTGLESTEKYKIGGFVRYSVPLSEVFSVFADLGAGYQSTSLNDAKGIYASLTPALFINMKRGFGLNFSIGELTMIILMEKMTQDKNVLDLILEKLLA; encoded by the coding sequence ATGAAAAAATTATTAGTAGCAGTTGTTCTTTTTGCAACAACTATTGTAAGTGCACAAAAAAACTCAGTTTTAGTTGGTGGAAATGTTGGATTCTCTTCTGAAAAAATTGGTGAATCAAAACTTGAGAATTTTGAGTTCGCTCCAAAAGTTGGATATCAGTTTACTGACAACTGGACCGCTGGAGTTGAAGGTTCAATTATGAATGTAAAAACTACCGGATTAGAAAGTACTGAAAAATACAAAATTGGTGGTTTTGTGCGTTACTCTGTACCACTTTCTGAAGTATTCTCTGTTTTTGCTGATTTAGGAGCTGGTTATCAAAGTACATCTTTAAACGATGCAAAAGGAATCTATGCTAGTTTAACTCCTGCTTTATTCATCAATATGAAGAGAGGATTTGGTTTGAATTTCTCTATCGGGGAATTAACTATGATAATCTTGATGGAAAAAATGACCCAAGACAAGAACGTTTTGGATTTAATTTTGGAAAAACTTTTAGCATAG
- a CDS encoding hemolysin family protein, with amino-acid sequence MSEIALISARKNRLETAAKKGNKGAKIALDLANSPNKFLSTVQIGITLIGILTGIYSGDKITIDVEQFVAGFAVLKPYAHSIAVGIVVVVLTFFSLVLGELLPKRIGLNYPEAIAKMFAMPMKIISIVTAPFIWLLTSSTDFLLNVLQIKPTADGKVTEEEIKAIIKEGTEVGEVQEIEQDIVERVFHIGDRKVSSLMTHRKSVDMLPLNADKIKIKELVVQDLHTVYPVFKDVYDDIVGVVTLKNIFAHIENDNFDLSSILSEAPFLMEQTTAYKALENFKKTGVHYALVSDEYGVFQGMITLNDILEALVGDASEFYKDEFQLIEREDGSWLVDGHYSLHDFLTYFELDELTNDYEVNTVSGMIMTELSHIPKEGEKLVWQKFVLEVIDMDGVKIDKVLVKALKE; translated from the coding sequence ATGTCTGAAATTGCACTGATTTCGGCTAGAAAAAACAGACTTGAAACAGCAGCAAAAAAAGGAAACAAAGGAGCGAAAATTGCGCTGGACCTTGCTAATTCTCCTAATAAGTTTTTATCAACGGTACAAATTGGAATTACCTTGATCGGAATTTTGACAGGTATTTACAGTGGGGATAAAATTACAATAGATGTAGAGCAGTTTGTTGCAGGATTTGCTGTTTTAAAACCTTATGCACATTCAATCGCAGTAGGAATTGTGGTTGTGGTTTTAACATTTTTCTCTTTGGTTTTAGGTGAATTACTTCCAAAACGAATTGGTTTAAATTATCCTGAAGCAATTGCAAAAATGTTTGCGATGCCAATGAAGATTATTTCGATTGTTACAGCCCCATTTATTTGGCTTCTTACTTCTTCGACAGATTTTTTATTGAATGTTTTGCAAATAAAACCAACAGCTGATGGAAAAGTTACCGAAGAAGAAATTAAAGCGATAATAAAAGAAGGGACAGAAGTTGGTGAAGTTCAGGAAATAGAGCAAGACATTGTTGAGCGCGTTTTTCATATTGGAGACAGAAAAGTAAGTTCGTTAATGACGCACAGAAAGTCTGTAGATATGCTGCCATTAAATGCAGATAAAATCAAAATAAAAGAATTGGTAGTTCAGGACTTACATACTGTTTATCCTGTTTTTAAGGATGTTTATGATGATATTGTAGGGGTTGTAACCTTAAAAAATATTTTTGCTCATATCGAAAATGATAATTTTGATTTGAGTTCAATTTTATCTGAGGCGCCTTTTTTAATGGAGCAGACCACTGCTTACAAAGCTTTGGAAAATTTTAAAAAAACGGGTGTTCATTATGCTTTAGTTTCAGATGAGTATGGTGTTTTTCAGGGAATGATTACTTTGAATGACATTTTAGAAGCTTTGGTTGGTGATGCATCAGAATTTTATAAAGACGAATTTCAGCTTATTGAAAGAGAAGATGGATCCTGGCTGGTTGACGGACATTATTCGTTGCATGATTTCTTAACTTATTTTGAGTTGGATGAATTGACAAATGATTACGAAGTGAATACGGTAAGCGGTATGATTATGACGGAGCTTTCACATATTCCAAAAGAAGGAGAGAAGCTTGTTTGGCAAAAATTTGTCTTAGAAGTTATCGATATGGACGGTGTTAAGATTGATAAAGTGCTTGTGAAAGCATTGAAAGAGTAG
- the obgE gene encoding GTPase ObgE, translating to MTEGNFVDYVKIYVSSGKGGKGSTHLHREKFIEKGGPDGGDGGRGGHVYLVGNKGLWTLFHLKFARHIKAGHGGDGGGDRSTGADGDDKIIEVPLGTVVKDKETGETLFEVTEHGEKRVLAKGGKGGLGNWHFRSSTNQTPRYAQPGLPGIEMDVILELKVLADVGLVGFPNAGKSTLLSVLTSAKPKIADYPFTTLKPNLGIVAYRDFQSFVIADIPGIIEGAAEGKGLGHYFLRHIERNSTLLFLVPVDTPDIKAEYDILVNELTKYNPEMLDKERLLVISKCDMLDDELKAELKAELDVSFKDVPYMFISSVAQQGLTDLKDKLWKMLNE from the coding sequence ATGACAGAAGGAAATTTTGTAGATTACGTTAAGATATACGTTTCGTCAGGAAAAGGAGGAAAAGGATCTACGCATTTACATAGAGAGAAATTTATTGAAAAAGGTGGCCCGGACGGTGGAGATGGTGGTCGTGGAGGACATGTTTATTTAGTTGGAAATAAAGGACTCTGGACATTATTTCATTTAAAATTTGCCCGCCACATCAAAGCCGGTCATGGTGGAGATGGTGGAGGAGACCGCAGTACCGGTGCAGATGGAGATGATAAGATAATTGAAGTACCATTAGGAACTGTAGTAAAAGACAAAGAAACCGGAGAAACACTTTTTGAAGTTACTGAACACGGAGAAAAAAGAGTTCTTGCAAAAGGAGGGAAAGGTGGTTTAGGAAACTGGCATTTTAGAAGTTCTACAAATCAAACTCCTCGTTATGCTCAGCCTGGTTTGCCAGGAATTGAAATGGATGTGATTCTGGAGCTTAAAGTTTTGGCAGATGTTGGTTTGGTAGGTTTTCCGAATGCAGGGAAATCAACATTATTATCTGTGCTAACTTCGGCGAAGCCAAAAATTGCAGATTATCCTTTTACAACTTTAAAACCTAATTTAGGAATTGTTGCTTATAGAGATTTTCAGTCTTTTGTAATTGCAGATATTCCTGGAATCATTGAAGGTGCTGCCGAAGGAAAAGGTTTAGGACATTATTTCCTGCGTCATATTGAGCGTAATTCAACATTGTTGTTTTTGGTTCCTGTAGATACTCCGGATATTAAAGCAGAATATGATATTTTGGTCAATGAGTTAACAAAATACAATCCTGAAATGCTGGATAAAGAACGTCTCTTAGTGATATCAAAATGCGATATGCTGGATGACGAACTTAAAGCAGAATTGAAAGCTGAGTTAGATGTCTCTTTTAAAGATGTACCTTATATGTTTATTTCATCTGTAGCGCAACAAGGACTTACAGATTTGAAAGATAAACTTTGGAAAATGCTAAACGAGTAA
- a CDS encoding cation:proton antiporter — protein MELYYTFSVLIVLASFFAYLNLRFLKLPGTIGIMIIAMLVSVGIRLLGDSYFPATTKHFFELIKEFDFNEILMGAMLNFLLFAGALHVNMSDLKEQKVPIMIYSTVSVVLSALIISMLLYYIAPLLGITIPYIFCLVFGTLISPTDPIVVLGVLKEAKVPKRIETKIVGESLFNDGVAVVMFAVVLKMATDPTFDATFGSISWLFIKEGVGGLLLGAVFGFTASKVMKRIDDYKVSVLITLSIVMGGFLIAQSLHVSSPLAMVVAGLIIGNYGKKVAMSEVTKDYLEKFWELIDEILNAILFLFIGFELLLLPNLNKQLLIGFVAIFIVLFSRLTAIVLPWKFFDIFKFFGIRSAYNKGSLMVLVWGGIRGGVSIALVLSMPEGEYKNLLLEVTYIVVLFSIVVQGLTVGKLAKRVLEKE, from the coding sequence GGATCATGATTATTGCCATGTTAGTTTCAGTAGGAATTCGTCTTTTAGGCGATTCTTATTTCCCTGCTACTACTAAGCATTTTTTTGAATTAATAAAGGAATTTGATTTTAATGAAATCTTAATGGGGGCAATGTTGAATTTTCTTTTGTTCGCAGGTGCTCTGCATGTAAATATGTCTGATCTGAAAGAACAGAAAGTTCCAATTATGATTTATTCTACTGTTAGTGTAGTATTGTCAGCCTTGATTATTTCGATGCTGCTTTATTATATAGCACCTCTTTTAGGAATTACAATTCCTTATATATTCTGTTTGGTATTCGGAACCTTGATTTCTCCAACCGATCCAATTGTAGTTTTGGGTGTTTTAAAGGAAGCGAAAGTTCCTAAAAGAATCGAAACTAAAATTGTTGGTGAATCTTTGTTTAATGATGGAGTAGCGGTAGTAATGTTTGCCGTTGTTTTAAAAATGGCAACCGACCCAACATTTGATGCCACTTTTGGTTCAATTTCGTGGTTATTTATTAAAGAAGGAGTTGGTGGACTTCTGTTAGGAGCTGTTTTTGGATTTACAGCATCTAAGGTTATGAAAAGAATTGACGATTACAAAGTTTCGGTTCTAATTACACTTTCTATCGTAATGGGAGGATTTCTAATAGCTCAAAGTTTGCACGTTTCAAGTCCGTTAGCGATGGTAGTTGCCGGATTAATTATTGGTAACTACGGAAAAAAAGTCGCAATGAGCGAAGTGACCAAGGATTATTTGGAAAAATTCTGGGAACTTATTGACGAAATATTAAACGCAATTCTATTCTTATTTATTGGTTTTGAATTGTTATTGCTGCCAAATTTAAACAAGCAATTACTGATTGGTTTTGTTGCTATTTTTATAGTGCTTTTTTCAAGATTAACCGCTATAGTTTTGCCTTGGAAATTCTTTGATATCTTTAAATTCTTCGGAATCAGATCGGCCTACAACAAAGGTTCTTTGATGGTTTTGGTTTGGGGAGGAATTCGAGGCGGAGTTTCTATCGCGCTGGTGCTTTCTATGCCTGAAGGAGAGTATAAAAATTTATTACTTGAGGTAACTTATATTGTCGTACTGTTTTCAATTGTTGTACAGGGATTGACTGTTGGGAAATTAGCTAAAAGAGTTTTGGAGAAAGAGTAG